The following proteins are co-located in the Streptomyces sp. DT2A-34 genome:
- a CDS encoding class I SAM-dependent methyltransferase, giving the protein MREISYEEQTVKSGNPLARFAHRTRTTMAVDLVAGVCAKYGTVIDFGAGPGLFLHALGEVRPDVTLVGYDPYMEPTYPEVKYVESMESVAAQSVDVLTAFEVCEHLYANELDALLEDALRILKPSGALVISVPIMCGLAIVPKVTNWMIRSRSLRSEYTPAEVMKAMVGMRVSRPRNPRTTHKGFDFRELREVVRERFSIEAVHMSPVPKAPWWLSSQYFMVCRSIR; this is encoded by the coding sequence ATGCGCGAAATCTCGTACGAGGAACAAACGGTAAAATCCGGTAACCCACTGGCTCGTTTTGCGCATCGCACCCGTACGACGATGGCGGTCGATCTCGTCGCCGGAGTGTGCGCGAAGTACGGCACCGTCATCGATTTCGGTGCAGGACCCGGACTTTTTCTGCACGCGCTTGGCGAGGTCCGACCCGACGTCACGCTCGTCGGATACGACCCGTACATGGAACCGACGTATCCCGAAGTGAAGTACGTGGAATCGATGGAAAGCGTCGCGGCGCAGAGCGTGGATGTGCTGACCGCGTTCGAGGTCTGCGAGCATCTCTACGCCAACGAACTCGATGCTCTGCTCGAAGACGCATTGCGCATTCTCAAGCCGAGCGGCGCGCTCGTGATCTCCGTGCCGATCATGTGCGGCCTGGCCATCGTGCCGAAGGTGACGAACTGGATGATCCGCAGCCGCTCGCTCCGATCGGAGTACACGCCCGCGGAAGTGATGAAAGCGATGGTCGGAATGCGGGTGAGCCGACCGCGGAATCCGCGCACGACCCACAAGGGCTTTGATTTCCGGGAACTGCGGGAGGTCGTGCGAGAGCGGTTCTCCATCGAAGCCGTACATATGAGCCCGGTGCCGAAGGCGCCGTGGTGGCTGAGCTCGCAGTACTTCATGGTTTGTCGGTCAATCAGATAA
- a CDS encoding glycosyltransferase family 4 protein, translating to MRILVHDYSGHPFQAQLSRELAHRGHDVVHSTCPAYVSGKGNLAEDTVAGLRFVTIGDHVVLDKGAYVRRLFQETRLGLELARQVRREQPDVAMLGNLPIPTLVMAAAALRTLRIPWVLWHQDITAIALRSFAAAGVSRLMGVAARVFEQGERWSARRASAIVVIADSFVRVHREWGTADKVSVIPNWAPLDEILPVARANAWSREHGLTGVRTVLYSGTIGLKHNPALLVRLVETLREQGERVRLVVVNDGPAVPVIKEAAAARGVDLTLLPFQPYERLPEVLGTGDVLVVLLAADAGEFSVPSKTLSYLCAGRPVLGLMPADNLAAQLLRKAGSAVFAPEESSLAGAATWVREVLNDPARAEALGKESRALAEREFALERCASRFEEILRLASSTRDPLHKSNVRSSRCAKSRTRNKR from the coding sequence ATGAGGATCCTCGTCCACGACTACAGCGGGCACCCCTTCCAGGCGCAGCTCAGCCGTGAGCTGGCGCACCGCGGCCATGACGTCGTGCACTCGACCTGCCCGGCCTACGTCTCCGGAAAGGGCAACCTCGCCGAGGACACGGTCGCCGGCCTGCGGTTCGTCACCATCGGCGACCACGTCGTGCTGGACAAGGGCGCCTACGTCCGACGCCTCTTCCAGGAGACCCGGCTCGGCCTGGAACTGGCCCGACAGGTACGGCGCGAGCAGCCGGACGTGGCGATGCTGGGGAATCTGCCGATCCCGACCCTGGTGATGGCCGCGGCGGCGCTGAGGACGCTGCGCATCCCCTGGGTGCTGTGGCACCAGGACATCACCGCCATCGCCCTTCGCAGCTTCGCCGCCGCCGGTGTGTCGAGGCTGATGGGCGTCGCCGCCAGGGTGTTCGAGCAGGGTGAGAGGTGGTCGGCGCGACGTGCCTCGGCGATCGTGGTGATCGCCGACTCCTTCGTGCGGGTGCACCGGGAGTGGGGCACCGCCGACAAGGTCAGCGTCATTCCCAACTGGGCGCCGCTGGACGAGATCCTCCCCGTGGCCCGTGCCAACGCGTGGTCGCGGGAGCACGGCCTCACCGGCGTCAGGACCGTGCTGTACTCGGGCACGATCGGCCTCAAGCACAACCCCGCCCTGCTGGTGCGGCTGGTCGAGACGCTGCGCGAGCAGGGTGAGCGGGTCCGCCTCGTCGTCGTCAACGACGGCCCGGCCGTCCCGGTCATCAAGGAGGCCGCGGCCGCCCGAGGCGTCGATCTGACCCTGTTGCCCTTCCAGCCCTACGAGCGGCTGCCCGAGGTGCTGGGCACCGGCGATGTGCTGGTCGTGCTGCTCGCGGCGGACGCCGGGGAGTTCTCGGTCCCCTCCAAGACGCTGTCCTATCTGTGCGCCGGACGCCCGGTGCTGGGCCTGATGCCGGCGGACAATCTGGCGGCGCAGCTGCTCCGCAAGGCCGGCTCGGCGGTCTTCGCGCCGGAGGAGTCCTCGCTGGCCGGCGCGGCCACGTGGGTCCGCGAGGTCCTGAACGACCCGGCGCGCGCGGAGGCACTGGGCAAGGAGAGCCGGGCGCTGGCCGAGCGGGAGTTCGCCCTGGAGCGCTGTGCCTCGCGATTCGAAGAAATCCTCAGGCTGGCCTCGTCGACTCGGGACCCATTGCACAAGTCCAACGTCAGGAGCTCTCGATGCGCGAAATCTCGTACGAGGAACAAACGGTAA
- a CDS encoding NAD-dependent epimerase/dehydratase family protein, which produces MTKQVDVVVAGGGGFIGGHLAADLLAQGLSVRCVDIKPQHDWHQLHRDAENVVADLSLLENARDAVRGAGQVYMLAADMGGMGFIENHKAACMMSVLISTHMLKAAHEADVERYFYSSSACVYAAAKQTASNVTALKEEDAYPAQPEDGYGWEKLFSERMCRHFEEDYGFTCRVARYHNVYGPAGTWTGGREKAPAAVCRKIAEAAISGSHRIDIWGDGRQTRSFMYIDDCVHGTQMLMNGASSIPVNIGSSELVTINQLVDIVEEIAGIRCERKYQLDAPQGVRGRNSDNTLIRELHGWEPSISLAEGLEKTYAWVYGQVKLARS; this is translated from the coding sequence ATGACCAAGCAGGTGGACGTCGTTGTTGCCGGAGGCGGGGGATTCATCGGCGGGCACCTCGCTGCCGACCTCCTGGCGCAAGGGCTTTCGGTCCGCTGTGTCGACATCAAGCCGCAGCACGACTGGCACCAGCTGCACCGCGACGCCGAGAACGTCGTCGCCGATCTGTCGCTCCTGGAGAACGCCCGCGACGCCGTCCGGGGCGCCGGTCAGGTGTACATGCTGGCCGCCGACATGGGCGGCATGGGCTTCATCGAGAACCACAAGGCCGCCTGCATGATGTCGGTGCTGATCAGCACCCACATGCTCAAGGCCGCGCACGAGGCCGACGTGGAGCGCTACTTCTACTCCTCGTCGGCCTGCGTGTACGCCGCCGCCAAGCAGACCGCCTCGAACGTCACCGCGCTGAAGGAGGAGGACGCGTATCCGGCGCAGCCCGAGGACGGCTACGGCTGGGAGAAGCTCTTCTCCGAGCGCATGTGCCGCCACTTCGAGGAGGACTACGGGTTCACCTGTCGCGTCGCGCGCTACCACAACGTGTACGGCCCCGCGGGCACCTGGACCGGTGGCCGTGAGAAGGCCCCGGCGGCCGTGTGCCGCAAGATCGCCGAGGCGGCCATCTCCGGCTCGCACCGGATCGACATCTGGGGCGACGGCCGGCAGACCCGTTCCTTCATGTACATCGACGACTGCGTCCACGGCACGCAGATGCTCATGAACGGGGCCAGCAGCATCCCCGTCAACATCGGCTCCTCCGAGCTGGTCACCATCAACCAACTGGTCGACATCGTCGAGGAGATCGCGGGCATCCGCTGCGAGCGCAAGTACCAGCTGGACGCGCCGCAGGGCGTACGCGGCCGCAACTCCGACAACACCCTGATCCGCGAACTCCACGGCTGGGAGCCCTCGATCTCCCTCGCCGAGGGCCTTGAGAAGACCTATGCCTGGGTCTACGGCCAGGTCAAGCTCGCGCGCTCCTGA
- a CDS encoding glycosyltransferase gives MRLVHVVTLVSEDGAYGGPTSVATGQLEECAARGHEVTLLSLWRGESRAPARIGSVPLRTRPARALLPGRFTGLMNPLLVRDMWRSMGRADVVHIHAGRDLVSLTALAVATLRGKRFFTQTHGMVEPRHRLVAKLFDRLYVPLLRRARGCLVLTERERRAVSEVIGPEGPPLLTLPNGVRPERNAVVEPRRHAPEVLFMARLHPRKRPEAFVEMAALVHRKLPEVRFTLHGTDEGSLPTVRQLIAGHRLRDVVAYGGALSYAEAVRAYAKAAVYVLPSVDEPFPMTVIEALSAGTPVVCTDTCGMADELARRGAAIVTDGSPQAMAEAVCELLTDEDRRRGLVEAGKRAVEEAFSIHAVADRLEELYRNL, from the coding sequence ATGAGGCTCGTTCATGTGGTGACGCTCGTCAGCGAGGACGGAGCGTACGGCGGTCCCACGAGCGTGGCGACGGGACAATTGGAGGAGTGCGCCGCGCGCGGCCATGAGGTCACGCTGCTGTCCTTGTGGCGAGGCGAATCCCGGGCACCCGCACGCATCGGCTCGGTTCCGCTGCGTACGCGCCCCGCGCGCGCCCTGCTTCCGGGCCGCTTCACCGGGCTCATGAACCCGCTGCTCGTCCGGGACATGTGGCGTTCCATGGGCAGGGCCGATGTGGTGCACATCCACGCTGGGCGCGACCTCGTTTCCCTCACCGCGCTGGCCGTGGCGACGTTGCGGGGAAAGAGGTTCTTCACGCAGACGCACGGAATGGTGGAGCCACGCCACAGGCTGGTCGCCAAGCTCTTCGACCGTCTGTACGTGCCTCTGCTGCGCCGGGCGCGCGGTTGTCTGGTGCTCACCGAGAGGGAGCGACGGGCTGTGTCCGAGGTCATCGGACCGGAGGGGCCGCCGCTGCTGACGTTGCCCAACGGGGTGCGGCCGGAGCGCAACGCGGTGGTGGAGCCTCGGCGGCACGCCCCGGAGGTGCTCTTCATGGCGAGGCTGCACCCGCGTAAGCGCCCGGAGGCGTTCGTCGAGATGGCCGCCCTGGTGCACCGGAAGCTGCCCGAGGTGCGGTTCACCCTGCACGGGACCGACGAGGGGTCGCTGCCGACGGTACGTCAGCTCATCGCCGGCCACCGGCTCCGGGATGTCGTCGCCTACGGCGGGGCGTTGTCGTACGCCGAGGCCGTGCGCGCCTATGCGAAGGCAGCCGTATACGTGCTGCCGAGCGTGGACGAGCCGTTCCCCATGACCGTGATCGAAGCCCTGTCCGCCGGAACGCCGGTGGTGTGCACCGACACCTGCGGCATGGCGGACGAGCTGGCGCGCCGGGGAGCGGCGATCGTCACGGACGGCAGCCCGCAGGCCATGGCCGAGGCGGTCTGCGAGCTGCTCACCGACGAGGACAGGCGCCGTGGGCTGGTGGAAGCGGGCAAGCGCGCGGTGGAGGAAGCCTTCTCCATCCATGCGGTGGCGGACCGACTGGAGGAGCTCTACCGAAACCTCTGA
- a CDS encoding putative colanic acid biosynthesis acetyltransferase gives MERSLRGFTGAGYDKGRPLLVQAAWFAVLNLVFVKWWFPARWRPALLRAFGARVGQRVLIRQRVRVHWPWRLDVGDDVWIGEDAWLLNLERISIGSNACVSQGALLCTGSHQRHSPTFEFDNGPIRLEPGAWVAARAVVLRGVTVGRGAVVGAAAIAHRDVAPAEVVMARGVG, from the coding sequence GTGGAACGCTCCCTGCGAGGCTTCACCGGAGCCGGTTACGACAAGGGGCGCCCCCTGCTCGTTCAGGCGGCCTGGTTCGCTGTTCTCAACCTCGTCTTCGTCAAGTGGTGGTTCCCGGCCCGCTGGCGGCCCGCTCTGCTGCGGGCCTTCGGCGCGCGGGTCGGGCAGCGGGTGCTGATCCGTCAGCGGGTGCGTGTGCACTGGCCGTGGCGGCTGGACGTCGGCGACGACGTATGGATCGGCGAGGACGCCTGGTTGCTGAACCTCGAGCGGATCAGCATCGGCAGCAACGCCTGTGTCTCCCAGGGGGCGTTGCTGTGCACCGGAAGCCATCAACGCCACAGTCCCACCTTCGAGTTCGACAACGGGCCCATCCGCCTGGAGCCCGGAGCCTGGGTGGCGGCGCGGGCCGTCGTGTTGCGAGGGGTCACCGTCGGCCGTGGCGCCGTGGTGGGCGCCGCGGCGATCGCCCACCGGGACGTCGCGCCGGCCGAGGTCGTCATGGCGAGGGGTGTGGGATGA
- a CDS encoding CDP-alcohol phosphatidyltransferase family protein, with product MDFPSALRQLSKAQKPARGVPGYSRFVNRPAGRLLAAAAHRIGLSPNQVTAASGLVTFPGIVAIALYPPSHALARWVTLALLVGFALDSADGQLARLHGSASPAGAWMDHVVDCAKILSVHAAVLISFYRFFELPRPVLLLTPITFQFAAVLLFFGGILTEQLRRRGADPHVDPMRPPSAVRVMALLPVDYGLLCLIFLFLGNQKLFFALYVALLVAHLMLVPAFFAKWFRELS from the coding sequence GTGGACTTCCCCAGCGCACTGAGGCAGCTCTCGAAGGCGCAGAAGCCCGCCCGCGGTGTCCCCGGTTACTCACGATTCGTCAATCGGCCGGCCGGAAGACTGCTCGCGGCCGCGGCCCACCGCATCGGGCTCTCGCCCAACCAAGTGACCGCCGCAAGTGGCCTGGTCACCTTTCCGGGCATTGTCGCGATCGCCCTTTACCCCCCTTCACACGCGCTCGCACGATGGGTGACGCTCGCCCTGCTCGTCGGCTTCGCGCTGGATTCCGCGGACGGTCAACTGGCCCGGCTGCACGGGTCGGCCAGCCCTGCCGGGGCGTGGATGGACCATGTGGTGGACTGCGCCAAAATCCTGAGCGTCCATGCGGCGGTTCTGATTTCATTCTACCGGTTCTTCGAACTGCCGCGCCCGGTCCTGCTGCTCACCCCGATCACTTTCCAGTTCGCTGCTGTCCTGCTGTTCTTCGGGGGAATCCTGACGGAACAGCTGAGACGGCGGGGGGCCGACCCGCACGTCGACCCGATGCGACCGCCCTCCGCTGTCCGTGTCATGGCGCTGTTGCCCGTGGATTACGGCCTGCTGTGCCTGATCTTCTTGTTCCTGGGAAATCAGAAGCTTTTCTTCGCGCTGTATGTCGCCCTGCTCGTGGCCCACCTGATGCTCGTGCCCGCATTCTTCGCCAAGTGGTTCCGAGAACTGTCCTGA
- a CDS encoding exopolysaccharide biosynthesis polyprenyl glycosylphosphotransferase translates to MPVAVCADSLGMALPTVVILSLIGAAHPVHQAVAITVVWVLVGLAAKRYAPWTWDEGAPVGPVVRDWLVLLGALAVLRTVFGLGEPPAAALAALCPSLAVTVVCRKAIHRHVLAVRRRARGLRRVLVVGEAGAVDSVVGQLAERTDHGYVVVGACVLGEGDLLSGVPVSARLRVGAPAAPDEDAVPVAEAAEALGADLVFVTTGRHMCGDRLRRLSWALHDRGRRLMVLPGIVEVARRRVRIASAAGLTLLDVSPPTRRGLPTLLKAATDRAGSLVLLMVLAPLFALLALAVRISSPGPVIYRQVRVGRDGVPFPMWKFRTMVVDADRMKGDLAAANEHDGHMFKLRRDPRVTSAGRFLRRYSLDELPQLANVLLGHMSLVGPRPPLPEEVARYDEVEMRRLSVKPGLTGLWQVSGRSDLSWHETVSLDLRYVDNWSWTWDMTVMARTVRAVLDGRGAY, encoded by the coding sequence GTGCCGGTCGCGGTCTGCGCCGACTCCTTGGGGATGGCGCTGCCGACAGTGGTGATCCTCTCCCTGATCGGTGCGGCCCACCCCGTGCACCAGGCGGTGGCGATCACGGTCGTCTGGGTGCTCGTGGGCCTCGCCGCCAAGCGCTACGCACCCTGGACATGGGACGAAGGCGCCCCGGTCGGACCGGTGGTGCGGGACTGGCTGGTGCTGCTCGGCGCCCTGGCCGTACTGCGGACGGTATTCGGGCTCGGCGAGCCCCCGGCGGCGGCTCTTGCCGCCCTGTGCCCGTCCCTGGCGGTCACCGTGGTCTGCCGCAAGGCGATCCACCGCCACGTCCTGGCCGTACGCCGACGCGCCCGAGGGCTTCGACGCGTCCTCGTCGTCGGTGAGGCCGGGGCGGTGGACTCCGTGGTCGGACAGCTCGCCGAGCGCACGGACCACGGGTACGTGGTGGTCGGGGCCTGTGTGCTGGGCGAGGGAGACCTGCTGTCCGGTGTGCCCGTGTCCGCCCGGCTGCGGGTCGGCGCGCCGGCAGCTCCGGACGAGGATGCCGTGCCCGTGGCGGAAGCGGCTGAGGCGCTCGGCGCCGACCTGGTCTTCGTCACCACCGGCAGGCACATGTGCGGGGACCGGCTTCGCCGGCTGTCCTGGGCCTTGCACGACCGGGGCCGCCGGCTGATGGTGCTGCCCGGCATCGTCGAAGTGGCCCGGCGCCGGGTCCGTATCGCCTCGGCGGCCGGGCTCACCCTGCTGGACGTCTCGCCGCCGACGCGCCGTGGCCTGCCGACGCTGCTGAAGGCCGCCACGGACCGGGCAGGCTCGCTCGTCCTGCTCATGGTGCTGGCTCCCCTGTTCGCGCTGCTGGCGCTCGCCGTGCGCATCAGTTCGCCGGGGCCCGTCATCTACCGTCAGGTCCGCGTCGGCCGGGACGGGGTGCCTTTCCCCATGTGGAAGTTCCGGACCATGGTCGTGGACGCGGACCGGATGAAGGGTGACCTGGCGGCGGCGAACGAACACGACGGCCATATGTTCAAGCTGCGCCGGGATCCCCGGGTCACGTCTGCCGGACGCTTTCTGCGCCGCTACTCGCTGGACGAGCTGCCCCAGTTGGCCAATGTCCTGCTCGGCCACATGTCGCTGGTGGGGCCCCGCCCGCCGCTGCCCGAGGAAGTCGCCCGCTACGACGAGGTGGAGATGCGCCGACTGAGCGTCAAACCCGGCCTCACGGGGCTGTGGCAGGTCAGCGGCAGATCCGACCTGTCCTGGCACGAGACCGTCTCGCTCGATCTGCGGTACGTCGACAACTGGTCGTGGACCTGGGACATGACGGTCATGGCCCGCACGGTTCGCGCTGTGCTGGACGGGCGCGGCGCCTACTGA
- the tuf gene encoding elongation factor Tu: MAKAKFERTKPHVNIGTIGHIDHGKTTLTAAITKVLHDAYPDLNEASAFDQIDKAPEERQRGITISIAHVEYQTETRHYAHVDCPGHADYIKNMITGAAQMDGAILVVAATDGPMPQTKEHVLLARQVGVPYIVVALNKADMVDDEEILELVELEVRELLSEYEFPGDDLPVVKVSALKALEGDKEWGQTVLDLMKAVDENIPQPERDVDKPFLMPIEDVFTITGRGTVVTGRIERGVLKVNETVDIVGIKQEKTTTTVTGIEMFRKLLDEGQAGENVGLLLRGIKREDVERGQVIIKPGSVTPHTEFEAQAYILSKDEGGRHTPFFNNYRPQFYFRTTDVTGVVTLPEGTEMVMPGDNTEMKVELIQPVAMEEGLKFAIREGGRTVGAGQVTKINK; this comes from the coding sequence GTGGCGAAGGCGAAGTTCGAGCGGACTAAGCCCCACGTCAACATCGGCACCATCGGTCACATCGACCACGGTAAGACGACCCTCACGGCCGCCATTACCAAGGTGCTGCACGACGCGTACCCGGACCTGAACGAGGCCTCGGCCTTCGACCAGATCGACAAGGCTCCCGAGGAGCGCCAGCGCGGTATCACCATCTCCATCGCGCACGTCGAGTACCAGACCGAGACGCGTCACTACGCCCACGTCGACTGCCCCGGTCACGCGGACTACATCAAGAACATGATCACCGGTGCTGCCCAGATGGACGGCGCCATCCTCGTGGTCGCCGCCACCGACGGCCCGATGCCGCAGACCAAGGAGCACGTGCTCCTGGCCCGCCAGGTCGGCGTTCCGTACATCGTCGTCGCCCTGAACAAGGCCGACATGGTGGACGACGAGGAGATCCTGGAGCTCGTCGAGCTCGAGGTTCGTGAGCTGCTCTCCGAGTACGAGTTCCCGGGCGACGACCTGCCGGTCGTCAAGGTCTCGGCGCTCAAGGCCCTTGAGGGCGACAAGGAGTGGGGCCAGACCGTCCTCGACCTGATGAAGGCCGTCGACGAGAACATCCCGCAGCCCGAGCGTGACGTCGACAAGCCGTTCCTGATGCCGATCGAGGACGTCTTCACGATCACCGGTCGCGGTACGGTCGTCACCGGCCGTATCGAGCGTGGTGTCCTGAAGGTCAACGAGACCGTTGACATCGTGGGCATCAAGCAGGAGAAGACCACCACCACGGTCACCGGCATCGAGATGTTCCGCAAGCTGCTCGACGAGGGCCAGGCCGGTGAGAACGTCGGTCTGCTGCTCCGTGGCATCAAGCGCGAGGACGTCGAGCGCGGCCAGGTCATCATCAAGCCGGGCTCGGTCACCCCGCACACCGAGTTCGAGGCGCAGGCCTACATCCTGTCCAAGGACGAGGGTGGCCGCCACACGCCGTTCTTCAACAACTACCGTCCGCAGTTCTACTTCCGTACGACGGACGTGACCGGCGTGGTGACCCTCCCCGAGGGCACCGAGATGGTCATGCCGGGTGACAACACCGAGATGAAGGTGGAGCTCATCCAGCCCGTCGCCATGGAAGAGGGCCTGAAGTTCGCCATCCGTGAGGGTGGCCGGACCGTGGGCGCCGGCCAGGTCACCAAGATCAACAAGTGA
- the fusA gene encoding elongation factor G, whose product MATTSLDLAKVRNIGIMAHIDAGKTTTTERILFYTGVSYKIGEVHDGAATMDWMEQEQERGITITSAATTCHWPLEDNDYTINIIDTPGHVDFTVEVERSLRVLDGAVTVFDGVAGVEPQSETVWRQADRYGVPRICFVNKLDRTGAEFHRCVDMISDRLGAQPLVMQLPIGAEADFKGVVDLVRMKALVWSAEAAKGEMYDVVDIPATHIEAAEEYRGKLVEGVAENDEEIMELYLEGQEPTEEQLYAAIRRITIASGKSSDTTVTPVFCGTAFKNKGVQPLLDAVVRYLPTPLDVEAIEGHDVKDPELVVKRKPSDDEPLSALAFKIMSDPHLGKLTFVRIYSGRLESGTAVLNSVKGKKERIGKIYRMHANKREEIESVGAGDIVAVMGLKQTTTGETLSDDKAPVILESMDFPAPVIQVAIEPKSKGDQEKLGVAIQRLAEEDPSFQVHSDEETGQTIIGGMGELHLEVLVDRMRREFKVEANVGKPQVAYRETIRKAVERVDYTHKKQTGGTGQFAKVQIAIEPIEGGDASYEFVNKVTGGRIPKEYIPSVDAGAQEAMQFGILAGYEMTGVRVTLIDGGYHEVDSSELAFKIAGSQAFKEAARKASPVLLEPMMAVEVTTPEDYMGEVIGDINSRRGQIQAMEERAGARVVKGLVPLSEMFGYVGDLRSKTSGRASYSMQFDSYAEVPRNVAEEIIAKAKGE is encoded by the coding sequence ATGGCTACCACTTCACTTGACCTGGCCAAGGTCCGCAATATCGGGATCATGGCCCACATCGACGCGGGCAAGACGACCACCACCGAGCGGATCCTGTTCTACACCGGTGTGTCTTACAAGATCGGTGAGGTCCACGACGGCGCTGCCACCATGGACTGGATGGAGCAGGAGCAGGAGCGTGGCATCACGATCACGTCTGCTGCGACCACGTGTCACTGGCCGCTCGAGGACAACGACTACACCATCAACATCATCGACACCCCGGGGCACGTCGACTTCACCGTTGAGGTGGAGCGCTCCCTGCGTGTGCTCGACGGTGCCGTGACGGTGTTCGACGGTGTCGCCGGTGTCGAGCCGCAGTCCGAGACGGTGTGGCGTCAGGCCGACCGTTACGGCGTGCCGCGTATCTGCTTCGTCAACAAGCTCGACCGGACCGGCGCGGAGTTCCACCGCTGCGTCGACATGATCTCGGACCGCCTTGGTGCGCAGCCGCTGGTCATGCAGCTTCCGATCGGTGCCGAGGCCGACTTCAAGGGCGTCGTGGACCTGGTCCGCATGAAGGCGCTCGTGTGGTCCGCCGAGGCCGCCAAGGGCGAGATGTACGACGTCGTCGACATCCCGGCCACGCACATCGAGGCTGCCGAGGAGTACCGCGGCAAGCTGGTCGAGGGCGTCGCCGAGAACGACGAAGAGATCATGGAGCTGTACCTGGAGGGCCAGGAGCCCACCGAGGAGCAGCTGTACGCCGCGATCCGTCGCATCACCATCGCGTCCGGCAAGTCCAGCGACACCACGGTCACCCCGGTGTTCTGTGGCACCGCGTTCAAGAACAAGGGCGTCCAGCCCCTGCTCGACGCGGTCGTGCGCTACCTGCCGACCCCGCTCGACGTCGAGGCCATCGAGGGCCACGACGTGAAGGACCCCGAGCTGGTCGTCAAGCGCAAGCCGTCCGACGACGAGCCGCTGTCGGCGCTGGCGTTCAAGATCATGAGCGACCCGCACCTCGGCAAGCTCACCTTCGTCCGGATCTACTCCGGTCGCCTGGAGTCCGGCACCGCCGTGCTGAACTCCGTCAAGGGCAAGAAGGAGCGCATCGGCAAGATCTACCGCATGCACGCGAACAAGCGTGAGGAGATCGAGTCGGTGGGCGCCGGCGACATCGTCGCCGTCATGGGCCTCAAGCAGACCACCACCGGTGAGACGCTGAGCGACGACAAGGCCCCGGTGATCCTGGAGTCCATGGACTTCCCGGCGCCGGTCATCCAGGTCGCCATCGAGCCCAAGTCCAAGGGTGACCAGGAGAAGCTGGGTGTCGCCATCCAGCGTCTCGCGGAGGAGGACCCCTCCTTCCAGGTCCACTCGGACGAGGAGACCGGCCAGACCATCATCGGTGGTATGGGCGAGCTGCACCTCGAGGTGCTGGTCGACCGTATGCGCCGTGAGTTCAAGGTCGAGGCCAACGTCGGCAAGCCGCAGGTCGCCTACCGCGAGACGATCCGCAAGGCCGTCGAGCGCGTCGACTACACGCACAAGAAGCAGACTGGTGGTACCGGCCAGTTCGCCAAGGTGCAGATCGCGATCGAGCCGATCGAGGGCGGCGACGCCTCGTACGAGTTTGTGAACAAGGTGACCGGTGGCCGTATCCCGAAGGAGTACATCCCTTCGGTCGACGCCGGTGCGCAGGAGGCCATGCAGTTCGGCATCCTGGCGGGCTACGAGATGACGGGCGTCCGCGTCACGCTCATCGACGGTGGCTACCACGAGGTCGACTCCTCCGAGCTCGCGTTCAAGATCGCCGGTTCGCAGGCCTTCAAGGAGGCCGCGCGCAAGGCCAGCCCCGTTCTTCTTGAGCCGATGATGGCCGTCGAGGTCACCACGCCCGAGGACTACATGGGTGAGGTCATCGGCGACATCAACTCCCGCCGTGGCCAGATCCAGGCCATGGAGGAGCGGGCGGGTGCCCGCGTCGTGAAGGGCCTCGTGCCTCTCTCGGAGATGTTCGGTTACGTCGGCGACCTGCGCAGCAAGACGTCCGGCCGTGCCAGCTACTCCATGCAGTTCGACTCCTACGCCGAGGTTCCGCGGAACGTCGCCGAGGAGATCATCGCGAAGGCCAAGGGCGAGTAA
- the rpsG gene encoding 30S ribosomal protein S7: MPRKGPAPKRPVIIDPVYGSPLVTSLINKVLLNGKRSTAERIVYGAMEGLREKTGNDPVITLKRALENIKPTLEVKSRRVGGATYQVPVEVKPGRANTLALRWLVGYSRARREKTMTERLLNELLDASNGLGAAVKKREDTHKMAESNKAFAHYRW, translated from the coding sequence ATGCCTCGTAAGGGCCCCGCCCCGAAGCGCCCGGTCATCATCGACCCGGTCTACGGTTCTCCTCTGGTCACGTCGCTCATCAACAAGGTGCTGCTGAACGGCAAGCGCTCCACCGCCGAGCGCATCGTCTACGGCGCCATGGAGGGCCTGCGCGAGAAGACCGGCAACGACCCGGTCATCACGCTGAAGCGCGCTCTCGAGAACATCAAGCCGACCCTTGAGGTCAAGTCCCGCCGTGTCGGTGGCGCCACCTACCAGGTCCCGGTCGAGGTCAAGCCCGGCCGTGCCAACACCCTGGCGCTGCGCTGGCTCGTGGGCTACTCCCGCGCCCGTCGCGAGAAGACCATGACCGAGCGTCTGCTCAACGAGCTCCTCGACGCCAGCAACGGCCTCGGTGCCGCTGTGAAGAAGCGCGAGGACACGCACAAGATGGCCGAGTCCAACAAGGCCTTCGCGCACTACCGCTGGTAG